A window from Bordetella petrii encodes these proteins:
- a CDS encoding CoA transferase encodes MNAPLAGIRVIEVGHMLAGPYCGLMLADMGAELIKIEPREGDIGRTISPHSIGPHNAYFASLNRNKKSIVLDLASADGQAALGRIAARSHALVTNLRPSAIRKLGLTYDALRAHNERLVCVALTGYGLDGPYSENPAYDYVIQAMTGIMAITGEPTAPPAKAGYSAVDNSAGLVAALGLLAKIVEGRGGQVDVSMYDVMLSQLNYLAGAALNAGETIERLPASSHPYVVPAQLFPTADGWLVLFITHDRFWRIFCAEIGRPEWIDDPRYATMAARRAHRAEVVRAITQVLAAAPAEQWVARLAPLGLVAARVGTLNEALRGDIAAARQLVVTLGDSDPPLQAVASPLRFAGHAPRYAAPPLLDQHRDEIMAWAVP; translated from the coding sequence GTGAACGCGCCGCTGGCGGGCATCCGGGTGATCGAAGTCGGCCACATGCTGGCCGGCCCCTACTGCGGCCTGATGCTGGCCGACATGGGCGCCGAACTCATCAAGATCGAACCGCGCGAAGGCGACATCGGCCGCACCATCAGCCCGCACAGCATCGGCCCGCACAACGCCTACTTCGCCAGCCTGAACCGCAACAAGAAAAGCATCGTGCTCGACCTGGCCAGCGCCGACGGACAGGCGGCGCTGGGCCGCATCGCCGCGCGCTCGCACGCCCTGGTCACCAACCTGCGCCCGTCGGCCATCCGCAAGCTGGGGCTCACCTACGATGCGCTGCGCGCCCATAACGAACGGCTGGTCTGCGTCGCGCTGACCGGCTACGGGCTGGACGGGCCCTATTCCGAAAACCCGGCATACGACTACGTCATCCAGGCCATGACCGGCATCATGGCCATCACCGGCGAACCCACCGCCCCGCCGGCCAAGGCCGGCTACTCGGCGGTGGACAATTCCGCCGGGCTGGTCGCCGCGCTGGGCCTCCTGGCCAAGATCGTCGAAGGCCGCGGCGGCCAGGTCGATGTGTCCATGTACGACGTGATGTTGTCGCAGCTGAACTATCTGGCCGGGGCGGCGCTGAATGCCGGCGAAACCATCGAGCGGCTGCCGGCCTCGTCGCACCCGTATGTGGTGCCGGCGCAGCTGTTCCCCACCGCCGACGGCTGGCTGGTGCTGTTCATCACCCACGACCGGTTCTGGCGCATTTTCTGCGCCGAGATCGGCCGGCCCGAATGGATCGACGATCCGCGCTACGCCACCATGGCCGCCCGCCGCGCGCACCGCGCCGAGGTGGTGCGGGCCATTACCCAGGTGCTGGCCGCCGCGCCGGCAGAGCAATGGGTGGCGCGCCTGGCGCCGCTGGGCCTGGTGGCGGCGCGCGTGGGGACGCTGAACGAAGCCCTGCGCGGCGATATCGCCGCCGCGCGGCAGTTGGTGGTAACGCTGGGCGACAGCGACCCGCCGCTGCAGGCGGTGGCCAGCCCGCTGCGCTTCGCCGGCCACGCGCCGCGCTACGCCGCGCCGCCGCTGCTGGACCAGCATCGCGACGAAATCATGGCGTGGGCGGTCCCATGA